In a genomic window of Gossypium arboreum isolate Shixiya-1 chromosome 7, ASM2569848v2, whole genome shotgun sequence:
- the LOC108478115 gene encoding uncharacterized protein LOC108478115 — MKEFLSKKKKLNDMETIALTKGYSSLLTNKFPLKIKDPGSFTIPCSIGNHYLGASINIMSLSTFKKLGIGHMKPTTVALKLADRSLAQPEGKTKDILVPTRRTLVDVYKGELTMQLNDEHVTFSVFESIQGKDKEACHTIDALDDPIEAEFNAQHTILSQVFVVTSDDEFEDNCDSMVEANNIELTHGW; from the exons ATGAAGGAATTCTTGTCCAAGAAGAAAAAGCTCAATGATATGGAAACTATTGCACTCACAAAAGGCTATAGTTCTCTTTTGACAAATAAGTTCCCTCTCAAAATAAAAGATCCTGGGAGCTTTACTATCCCATGTTCGATTGGCAACCATTATTTGGGAGCTAGCATAAACATAATGTCATTATCAACTTTCAAAAAGTTGGGAATTGGCCACATGAAACCTACTACAGTGGCATTGAAACTAGCTGATCGATCTTTGGCTCAACCTGAAGGGAAAACTAAAGATATCTTAGTTC CCACCAGACGAACTCTGGTTGATGTTTACAAAGGTGAACTAACCATGCAACTTAATGATGAACACGTTACTTTCAGTGTTTTCGAATCTATTCAAGGCAAGGACAAAGAAGCATGCCATACTATCGATGCGCTGGATGATCCAATTGAGGCAGAATTCAATGCCCAACACACAATACTTTCTCAGGTGTTTGTAGTGACATCTGACGATGAATTTGAAGATAATTGTGATAGCATGGTTGAAGCTAATAATATTGAACTCACGCATGGATGGTAG